CATCGGAGCTCCGCTCGTTGCCCTGGCCACGGCACACATGGAGCGCAAACGCGCCCTGCTCCTTTTGATGGCCGTCTTCACCCTCGGCAACCTCGCCTGCGCCGTCGCGCCCACGTACAACCTCCTCTTCGCCGCCCGCGTCCTCACCGCTCTCTGCCACGGAGCCTTCTTTGGCATCGGTTCCGTAGTCGCTGCAAATCTGGTGCCCCGGAATCAGCGCTCGCAGGCCATCGCCCTCATGTTCTCCGGCCTCACCCTGGCGAATGTCCTCGGAGTTCCCGCCGGCACCGCGCTCGGACAGGCCTTCGGATGGCGCACCGCCTTCTGGGCCATCGTTCCCATCGGCCTCGCCGCCGCAACCGCCCTCTTCTTCCTCGTCCCGCCGCAGGAAGCAGGAAAGAGCAATCTCCTCCACGAGTTCAGCGTCCTCCGCCGCCCACAGGTGCTGCTCGGCATGTTTATGAGCACCCTCACCTCGGCCTCGCTCTTCTGTGTCTACACCTACGTCGCACCCACGCTGCTTGTCGTCACCCACGTCTCGCCACACATGGTCACGCTTACGCTGCTGCTCTTCGGCGTAGGCATCACCATCGGCAACCTCGCCGGCGGCACGCTCTCGGACTGGCATCCGCGGACCTTTCTCATCGCATCGATGCTCGCCCTCGTGGCCTCGCTCTTCGTTCTCTACTTCGCGGAGCCCTACGCCATCCCCTGCATCGCCATGGTCCTCATCTGGGGAGCGATCCAGTTCGGTGCCGGCGCTCCGCTCCAGTCCCGCGTCGTCGACCACGCCTCCGAAGCCCCCAACCTCGCCGCAACGCTCAACCAGGGAGCTTTCAACTTCGGCAACGCCACCGGAGCCTCGCTTGGCGGCCTCATCATCACGGCCGGATACGGCTACCGTAGCCTCACCTTCGCCAGCGCTGCGATCACCCTAGTCACGCTTGCTCTCGCCTTCCTCGCCGTCCGCCTCGATCGCAACAATCCCCGGCCCATCTCGCATGAGACCGGCCTCCGCATCTCCCACTAGCCCCTATTCCCCCATAAAGATGAAACGTCATCTCGACCGAAGCGGCGAACGGCATCATCGTTCGCCGCGCAGTGGAGAGACCCCCGCATTTGCCTTTTCTTTTTCCCGCCAAACTCAACTCTGTGCCCCATGCATCACGGCACCATCGTGATGCGTGGGACGGCCACGGCTTCCACCAGCCCTGAACCGAACCCTCCTCGCTCGCATCAAACTCGCAGGAGATACAAATGCAAATCGCCTTCCTCGGCCTGGGCAAGATGGGCAGCGCCATCGCTGGCCTTCTTCTTGATAAGGGCCACAGCCTCACCGTCTGGAACCGCACCGCCGCAGCCGCCAAGCCCCTTACCGATCGGGGCGCAAAGTCAGCCGAAACTCCCGTCGCTGCCGTTCAATCCGCCGACATCGTCTTCACCATGCTCACCGACGATAGTGCAGCCGAGTCCGTCCTCTTCGATCAAGGCACCCTCGCCGCGATCCGGGCGAATGCCATTCACATCTCGCTCTCGACCATCTCAGTAGCCTTGGCCGAACGTCTCGAAGCGGCACACGCTGAGCGCAAGCAGCGCTTCCTCAGCGTCCCTGTCTTCGGCCGCCCTAACGTTGCAGCCGAAAGCAAGCTCTGGCTAGCCATCGCGGGTGACTCCGCAGTCATCGAAGAAGCATTGCCACTCCTCGCCTCCATCTCACGGGGCCACACGATCATCGGCACGCGCCCCAGCCAGGCGAACGCCGCCAAGGTCGCCGGCAACTTTATGATCACGTCGATCATCGCCTCCCTCGCAGAGGCCTTCACCGTAGCCGAGTCGCACGGCATCGATCCCGCCATCTTTCTCGAGACCGTCAACAGCGCCCTCTTTCAATCGGCATTCGTCAGCAACTACGGCAAGTTCATGATCGATCCACCCGAGAACCCCGGCGCAACCATCAAGCTCGGCGCAAAGGACACAAGGCTCTTCCGCGAAGCCGCCCAGTCCACCCAAACTCCAACGCCGCTCGGCGACTTGTACCAGCAACACATGCAAGCGGCCATCGCCGCCGGTCGTGGCGATGATGACTGGGCCGCCGGCTACCTAAGCCAGACCCGCGCCGAAGCGAAGTCTTAGTTCGCCACGCTTTCCAGCAATACAAGAAGCGTCGCACTTTTGATCACTAGAAGATGCGTCATCTCGACCGGAGCGAAGCGAAGTGGAGAGACCCCCCGCATTGGCTTTTATCAAACTCTCCTCGGAGAAATCCGCCTCCGTGCCCCACTCATCGCAGTCGTATCGCGATGAGTGGGACGCAGAACGCTACCCGCCAATCGCATCCAGCCGCGCCACCACCTCCGGCGCCAACTGAATCTTCGCCGCCGCCAGATTCTCCTTCAAATGCTGCGACGACGAAGTCCCCGGAATCAGCAGCATATTCTCCGAGCGCTGATAGAGCCATGCCAGCGCCACCTGCATCGGAGTTGCGCCGATCTCTTTCGCTACGTCATCCAGCTCCGAAGACTGCAGCGGCGTAAATCCGCCAAGCGGGAAGTAAGGCACGTAAGCCACGCCCTTCTTCTCCAGCAGATCCACAAACGCATCGTCCTCGCGCTTCGCCAGGTTGTAGAAGTTCTGCACGCACACGATAGGCGTAATCTTCTCCGCCTCTTCGAACTGCTCCTGAGTCACATGGCTTAGACCGATGTGCTTGATCAGCCCTTGCTCCTTCAACTCAACCAGCACCGACAGCGCCTCCGCCAGTGACCCCGGAGCAGGAGCATCTCTGCCCAGGTTGCGCAGATTCACCACGTCCAGCGCATCCAGTCCAAGGTTCTTGAGATTGTCATGCACGCCACTCACCAGCACATCGCGCGAGTGGCTTTGAATCCACGATCCATCGCTGCCCCGCGTCGCACCGACCTTGGTCACAAGTACCAAGCCATCCTTGTACGGATGCAGCGCCTCCTTCAGAATCTGGTTCACCACA
This Granulicella aggregans DNA region includes the following protein-coding sequences:
- a CDS encoding oxidoreductase codes for the protein MSDARNFTFPGTSMTVDRMGYGAMQLAGPHVFGPPKDWAAAVAVAREAVESGVNHIDTSDFYGPHVVNQILKEALHPYKDGLVLVTKVGATRGSDGSWIQSHSRDVLVSGVHDNLKNLGLDALDVVNLRNLGRDAPAPGSLAEALSVLVELKEQGLIKHIGLSHVTQEQFEEAEKITPIVCVQNFYNLAKREDDAFVDLLEKKGVAYVPYFPLGGFTPLQSSELDDVAKEIGATPMQVALAWLYQRSENMLLIPGTSSSQHLKENLAAAKIQLAPEVVARLDAIGG
- a CDS encoding MFS transporter, whose product is MDISLAEQAQKPASILTRTPLMALAVAAFGIGTSEFIIMGLLPELSRDFAVSIPKAGALVTGYALSVTIGAPLVALATAHMERKRALLLLMAVFTLGNLACAVAPTYNLLFAARVLTALCHGAFFGIGSVVAANLVPRNQRSQAIALMFSGLTLANVLGVPAGTALGQAFGWRTAFWAIVPIGLAAATALFFLVPPQEAGKSNLLHEFSVLRRPQVLLGMFMSTLTSASLFCVYTYVAPTLLVVTHVSPHMVTLTLLLFGVGITIGNLAGGTLSDWHPRTFLIASMLALVASLFVLYFAEPYAIPCIAMVLIWGAIQFGAGAPLQSRVVDHASEAPNLAATLNQGAFNFGNATGASLGGLIITAGYGYRSLTFASAAITLVTLALAFLAVRLDRNNPRPISHETGLRISH
- a CDS encoding NAD(P)-dependent oxidoreductase, whose protein sequence is MQIAFLGLGKMGSAIAGLLLDKGHSLTVWNRTAAAAKPLTDRGAKSAETPVAAVQSADIVFTMLTDDSAAESVLFDQGTLAAIRANAIHISLSTISVALAERLEAAHAERKQRFLSVPVFGRPNVAAESKLWLAIAGDSAVIEEALPLLASISRGHTIIGTRPSQANAAKVAGNFMITSIIASLAEAFTVAESHGIDPAIFLETVNSALFQSAFVSNYGKFMIDPPENPGATIKLGAKDTRLFREAAQSTQTPTPLGDLYQQHMQAAIAAGRGDDDWAAGYLSQTRAEAKS